The genomic window ATCAAGTAAAATGTAGGCGCGGGCTCCGTCACATCTTCGTCTGTATTCACGTcgatattagtattattagaATGCTTATCGTAATACAATAAACACATAACTTTTGGGTCAAGGTTCAGATGACACATATCGCTTTCTTGTAGCAGCTTAACGATATCAATAGGCAATATACACGGCGCTGAGAAACATGTATTATTGTTAGctgtgtttaaaattaatccgTTCAACTCGCTGGTACTTGGCGTATTCAAGAATGCGATATTTCGGCATTCGCAGTCTATTTTGTTTTCGCGAAATATTACTTGCGCACCAGAAATTTTGCAACTTCCGTAATTGAAGTAGAGTGAGTATGGCTCGATGCGTTCTATATTGTTTTTGGAGAAATTAATTTGCTTTTTGGTTACGCGTTTCTTCATACATCGTATTCCTTGCAGGGCGTTACTTTTAAGGACtgctatattattgttaacaaTATCAATATTGGGAGCATTAACAACTATGCCATTGGAATGAATTTCCTTAAATGTATTTCCTGTGAGAAAGAAGTTATCTGCCGTTACATTGATTCCATTAGCACTTATTTCATTAAAGgtattatatgatattttcaCCGTTGTCGCCTGTATATTGATGCCTTTGAATTccaaattatcaattttactATTGGTCATTGTGAACATAGAATCCTCACTTGCCATAACAGCCTCAAAGCCCTGCGTTTGAATATCTGTAATTGTAACATTTTCGAATACGATAGTCTTCATTCCGTTTGTGTTGGAAATTGCTTTCGTGGtgattgaatttattttactgttCACAACTCGTAAATTCGTCATAGGTAGAGTTCCTGAACACTTCAGTTCTGTACTGGTCGTTGgtgatttaaatatgtttctcGGAAAAGACACGATCTCTCTAACATTTTCTATGACAACTTCTGATGGCGTTTGTAATGAAGAGGTAGCTGATAAAGTAATGAATTCAAGACGGTCACAGTCTTTGATTTTGAATTGGTTCAAGCGAGATGCTCTTTGCAGCAAAGGACAATCGAGAACTACCCTTAAATCCCGGCAATTTTGTATCGTTACACTAACGATGTGGTCTGTATAGAAATCCTTAAGATGTATGATAAAATCCTAAaaaaacaatcgaattaataattaaattaagacaAACCATAGAAAATATACTCAATTCTATTAATtactaaacttaatttaaatatttttgaatacaaCTTACATTGCTTCTAACGGACGAACACGTGAAGACAATTTCGTTTGGTACATTATTAACGCAGGACCACTC from Pieris napi chromosome 12, ilPieNapi1.2, whole genome shotgun sequence includes these protein-coding regions:
- the LOC125054794 gene encoding uncharacterized protein LOC125054794, which codes for MRILVLVALVNSAFGVRINFTSCHHAEWSCVNNVPNEIVFTCSSVRSNDFIIHLKDFYTDHIVSVTIQNCRDLRVVLDCPLLQRASRLNQFKIKDCDRLEFITLSATSSLQTPSEVVIENVREIVSFPRNIFKSPTTSTELKCSGTLPMTNLRVVNSKINSITTKAISNTNGMKTIVFENVTITDIQTQGFEAVMASEDSMFTMTNSKIDNLEFKGINIQATTVKISYNTFNEISANGINVTADNFFLTGNTFKEIHSNGIVVNAPNIDIVNNNIAVLKSNALQGIRCMKKRVTKKQINFSKNNIERIEPYSLYFNYGSCKISGAQVIFRENKIDCECRNIAFLNTPSTSELNGLILNTANNNTCFSAPCILPIDIVKLLQESDMCHLNLDPKVMCLLYYDKHSNNTNIDVNTDEDVTEPAPTFYLIRQANSLAGDASAAMTAIDKDDLLRDSHMNMTNRTTVKVVFDSSKDFVETLRSTGRSRSRQEATKSPPREEYINRCVGSHCRSNAYDKQKALDFYKYVYAQLRTPRENDNKKNKI